The DNA window CTTGAAGTATAGTGAGAGAAACATCACAAACTTTGAAGCACGCCATAACCTTGGTCGAAATACCGTTTTAAAAGTAAAAAAAGAAGGCCTGCGGGACGAGTCAGAGAAGCGCCGCCGTCAGTGCGACGGCAGCGTGGCGCGCCAGGCGTTGAGCGTCTCCACCTGGCCGGCGCAAATGTGTAACGAGGTTTGTAACGCCAGGGTATAGCTTACCGCATCACCCCAGGTCTCCCCCTGCAGCTGCGGCTGTTCGCAGGGCGCGAACACCGACTCAGGGGGCAACAGCGGCACGGCCTGCGGCGCCGGCGGCCGGGCGCAGGAGCTCAAGCACAGCGCCAGGCAGAGGCCGAGCGGCGCAGGGATCGTTTTTAATCGCTTCACGGTATTTCCTCTGATAAGCGTCGTGTTGCTGGCGCAGCTGCTGTTCCTGCCGCTGCTGCGCCGCCATCAGCGCGCGGTTTTGCGCGTCCTGAGTCTGCAAGGTGGCGATAAGCCCCGCCTGCTGCGCCAGGCTTTTCTGCAATTCCGCCGCCTGTTGCCGCGCGGAGGCCAACTGGTGCGACAACAGCGAGCTATAGCCGCCGAGGCAAATGGCCGCCAGCAACAGCAACAACAACCCGCCCTGCGCCAGCTTCTGCAGCCAGCCGCTCATGCCGGGTAGTCCCGAAACGGCAGCTGGAAGTGCGGGCCATCCTTGAGGGTTTTCCATTCGCCGCCCCATTCGACGTTGATACAGCATTCACGCGCCGCGCGCCGTACCGCCACCGCAATCTGCGCATAGTAATCCCACTCCCAGGAGACCACGCCCGCCGGCATCGCCACCACGTCCACCGCATGGCCGGTCAGGTGGCGGCTGCGCAGCGTTTGGCTGCTGCCGGCACGCACCATTTCCCGCTGGCGTGCCATGCTGCGCAGCCCCTCGCTGACGGAAAACGGCACCAGTGAATAACGCAGCGCCAAACGAATAACGCGCACCAAATCCGGATGCACGCCACGCAGATTTTCTTCGCTGCGGGCGGTAAAGCGAATATCTTCGATGTCATTTAACATTTTTAAACCCCGTCTTTTTACCGATAAATTTTTTAATTAGGGCGTTGATGTAATCCGCCCCCATAAAACCAATCAGTACGCTGGCCAAATTCGCCCATTTTAATTCCAGGCCCCTCAGCGCTAACGCATCGCGCACCGTCCAGGCCAACAGCGCACACATCGCCGCATTCAATAAGCGTCGCCGAATGCCCACGTTGCGATAGGCGCCATGTAATAACGCCATCACGCCAGCCAGAATGGCGTTCAATACCGGCTG is part of the Serratia surfactantfaciens genome and encodes:
- a CDS encoding M15 family metallopeptidase, yielding MLNDIEDIRFTARSEENLRGVHPDLVRVIRLALRYSLVPFSVSEGLRSMARQREMVRAGSSQTLRSRHLTGHAVDVVAMPAGVVSWEWDYYAQIAVAVRRAARECCINVEWGGEWKTLKDGPHFQLPFRDYPA
- the lysC gene encoding hypothetical protein, which gives rise to MPLLPPESVFAPCEQPQLQGETWGDAVSYTLALQTSLHICAGQVETLNAWRATLPSH
- a CDS encoding phage holin, lambda family, encoding MSSIEPDAVGLIVQRVCEYLQPVLNAILAGVMALLHGAYRNVGIRRRLLNAAMCALLAWTVRDALALRGLELKWANLASVLIGFMGADYINALIKKFIGKKTGFKNVK
- a CDS encoding DUF2570 family protein — its product is MSGWLQKLAQGGLLLLLLAAICLGGYSSLLSHQLASARQQAAELQKSLAQQAGLIATLQTQDAQNRALMAAQQRQEQQLRQQHDAYQRKYREAIKNDPCAARPLPGAVLELLRPAAGAAGRAAVAP